In Gossypium arboreum isolate Shixiya-1 chromosome 6, ASM2569848v2, whole genome shotgun sequence, the following are encoded in one genomic region:
- the LOC108480435 gene encoding clathrin light chain 1-like — protein MASFDAYGMEGEEIHVAPNNHPFTVDDESYSNYGSYSNFTDDQQFTGDGGDVAIDDVTASADIFGFGSSDPTHAYSQSPFATAIPVENGNGTNGFGLGNDDVFASDGPVLPPPTEMEPEEGFVLREWRRQNAILLEEKEKKEKELRSQIIEEAEVFKRAFYEKREKTIETNKSNNREREKLYVANQEKFHKTADKQYWTAIAELIPREVPNIEKKRGKKDKENKPSITVIQGPKPGKPADLSRMRHILVKLKHTPPPHMLPPPPTKEGKEGKDGKNDPKDGKEAASNGTASAKKVVPEKDATANGSAPEHDATTASKDRSGAEPEPEPEAKSTA, from the exons ATGGCGTCCTTTGATGCGTACGGAATGGAAGGGGAAGAGATTCACGTTGCTCCTAATAACCATCCTTTCACCGTCGACGATGAGAGCTACTCGAATTACGGCTCTTACTCCAACTTCACCGATGACCAGCAGTTTACCGGGGACGGGGGCGATGTGGCGATAGATGACGTCACTGCCTCTGCTGATATCTTCGGATTCGGATCCTCTGATCCGACTCATGCCTACTCGCAATCTCCATTCGCTACTGCGATTCCAGTTGAGAACGGAAATGGAACCAATGGATTTGGTCTTGGAAACGATGATGTTTTCGCTTCTGACGGACCGGTGCTTCCTCCTCCTACTGAGATGGAGCCTGAGGAAGGCTTCGTTCTTCGCGAGTGGCGGCG TCAAAATGCGATTCTGCTTGAGGAAAAGGAGAAGAAGGAGAAAGAGTTGAGGAGCCAGATAATCGAAGAAGCCGAAGTGTTTAAGCGAGCTTTCTATGAGAAAAGGGAAAAAACAATTGAGACCAACAAAAGTAATAACAGAGAAAGAGAAAAG CTGTACGTGGCTAACCAAGAGAAGTTCCATAAGACTGCGGACAAACAATACTGGACAGCAATAGCAGAACTCATTCCTCGTGAGGTCCCTAATATCGAAAAGAAAAGAGGGAAGAAAGACAAAGAGAATAAGCCCTCAATAACTGTCATCCAAGGACCAAAACCCGGAAAACCGGCTGATCTTTCAAGAATGCGGCACATTCTCGTGAAGCTGAAGCATACTCCCCCGCCTCACATGCTTCCACCTCCTCCAACAAAGGAAGGTAAAGAAGGAAAGGATGGAAAAAACGACCCTAAAGACGGAAAAGAAGCTGCTTCAAATGGAACAGCATCTGCCAAGAAAGTGGTGCCCGAAAAAGATGCCACGGCAAATGGTTCTGCCCCCGAACATGATGCTACTACGGCCAGTAAGGACCGATCTGGTGCCGAACCAGAACCAGAACCAGAAGCAAAATCGACAGCATAA
- the LOC108483534 gene encoding vesicle-fusing ATPase-like, with protein sequence MAGWFGSQSSMVATMTVTSTPSPDLAFTNLAYCSPSDLQSFAVPGSRLFLVNVGDAFVLSISPHESIRSKYIALNAIHRRLAKVSNGDTVSVSRFVPPENFNLALLRVELEFVKKGTKSEQVDAVHLANQLRKRFVNQVMTAGQKVTFEYHGNNYIFTINQAQLEGQETSVVPERGMISNDTYFIFEAQNSSGIKIVNQREAASSSIFRQKEFNLQSLGIGGLSAEFADIFRRAFASRVFPPHVTNKLGIKHVKGMLLYGPPGTGKTLMARQIGKMLNGKEPKIVNGPEVLSKFVGETEKNVRDLFADAENDQRTRGDESDLHVIIFDEIDAICKSRGSTRDGTGVHDSIVNQLLTKIDGVESLNNVLLIGMTNRKDLLDEALLRPGRLEVQVEISLPDENGRLQILQIHTNKMKENSFLAPDVNLQELAARTKNYSGAELEGVVKSAVSFALNRQVSMDDLTKPVDEENIKVTMDDFLNALLEIVPAFGASTDDLERCRLNGMVYCGDRHKHIYQRAMLLVEQVKVSKGSPLVTCLLEGSSGSGKTALAATVGIDSDFPYVKIVSAESMIGLHESTKCAQIVKVFEDAYKSPLSIIILDDIERLLEYVAIGPRFSNLISQTLLVLLKRLPPKGKKLLVIGTTSEVGFLDSVGICDAFSVTYHLPTLKTDDAKKVLEQLNVFAEEDISEAAEALNDMPIKKLYMLIEMAAQGEQGGAAEEIFSGREKIKLAHFYDCLQDVVRY encoded by the exons ATGGCGGGCTGGTTCGGATCGCAATCATCTATGGTTGCCACCATGACTGTCACCAGTACACCGTCTCCAGATCTCGCTTTTACTAATCTTGCTTACTGCTCACCGTCCGATCTTCAGAGCTTCGCCGTCCCTGGCTCCAGACTCTTCCTTGTTAATGTTGGCGATGCCTTTGTTCTTTCCATCt CTCCCCATGAAAGCATACGCAGTAAATATATTGCCCTTAATGCTATTCATCGTCGGCTTGCGAAGGTTTCTAATGGTGACACTGTATCAGTGAGCAG ATTTGTTCCACCTGAAAATTTCAACCTTGCATTGCTTAGGGTTGAGTTGGAATTTGTGAAGAAGGGTACTAAAAGTGAACAG GTTGATGCTGTTCATCTGGCTAACCAGCTTAGAAAGAGGTTTGTGAATCAG GTTATGACAGCTGGGCAAAAAGTTACATTTGAGTATCATGGTAATAACTATATTTTCACAATCAACCAAGCTCAACTAGAGGGGCAAGAAACTTCTGTTGTTCCTGAAAGGGGGATGATTTCCAATGATACCTACTTTATCTTCGAAGCACAAAATTCAAGTGGAATAAAG ATCGTCAATCAACGTGAAGCTGCCAGTAGTAGCATATTTAGGCAGAAAGAGTTTAATCTACAATCATTGGGTATTGGTGGCTTAAGTGCAGAGTTTGCTGATATATTTCGGAGAGCTTTTGCATCCCGTGTTTTTCCTCCTCATGTAACTAACaa GTTGGGGATTAAACATGTAAAAGGCATGCTGCTTTATGGACCTCCTGGTACTGGCAAAACTCTCATGGCTCGTCAAATTGGAAAGATGTTGAATGGAAAGGAACCAAAG ATCGTTAACGGTCCTGAAGTCCTGAGCAAGTTTGTTGGTGAAACTGAGAAGAATGTTAGGGACCTATTTGCAGATGCTGAGAATGATCAAAGGACTCGTG GTGACGAAAGTGATTTGCATGTcataatttttgatgaaattgatgctATATGTAAG TCAAGAGGCTCAACTAGAGATGGTACTGGTGTTCATGACAGCATTGTGAACCAGCTGCTTACCAAG ATAGATGGAGTGGAGTCTCTAAATAATGTTTTGCTTATTGGAATGACCAACAGAAAGGATCTGCTTGATGAAGCCCTTTTGAG GCCAGGACGTTTGGAGGTTCAAGTTGAGATAAGTCTTCCTGACGAAAATGGTCGTTTGCAGATTCTTCAGATCCACACAAACAAGATGAAAGAGAATTCTTTTCTTGCTCCTGATGTTAACCTTCAAGAGCTTG CTGCTCGTACAAAGAATTACAGTGGAGCCGAGCTTGAAGGTGTGGTGAAAAGTGCAGTGTCTTTTGCTTTGAATAGACAAGTAAGTATGGATGATCTAACAAAGCCAGTGGACGAAGAGAACATTAAAGTTACAATGGATGATTTTCTCAATGCACTCCTAGAAATCGTTCCTGCATTTGGAGCCTCCACTGATGACCTTGAGCGATGCAG gcttaatggcaTGGTGTATTGTGGTGATCGACACAAGCATATTTATCAGAGAGCCATGCTACTGGTAGAGCAGGTCAAAGTAAGCAAAGGAAGTCCTCTTGTTACTTGTCTTTTAGAAGGGTCAAGTGGAAG TGGTAAAACAGCATTGGCAGCTACTGTTGGCATTGACAGTGATTTCCCATATGTCAAGATA GTCTCAGCTGAATCAATGATTGGTCTTCATGAGAGTACAAAATGCGCACAGATTGTCAAG GTATTTGAGGATGCATACAAGTCACCCTTGAGCATCATTATCCTTGATGACATAGAAAG GCTACTGGAGTATGTTGCTATTGGGCCCCGTTTTTCAAATTTAATTTCTCAGACATTGTTGGTCCTTCTCAAACGTCTTCCACCTAAG GGGAAAAAACTTCTGGTGATAGGTACAACTAGTGAGGTGGGTTTCTTAGATTCAGTTGGCATTTGTGATGCTTTCTCTGTCACCTACCATCTTCCTACATTGAAGACAGATGATGCAAAGAAG GTGTTGGAACAACTGAATGTATTTGCTGAAGAAGATATCAGTGAAGCTGCTGAAGCGCTGAATGAT ATGCCTATAAAAAAGCTTTACATGTTGATTGAGATGGCAGCTCAAGGAGAACAAGGTGGAGCAGCGGAGGAAATCTTCTCTGGCCGAGAGAAGATTAAGCTTGCGCACTTTTACGACTGCCTCCAGGATGTCGTCCGGTATTAG
- the LOC108483155 gene encoding DNA-directed RNA polymerase II subunit RPB2 produces the protein MEDDSEYDPQLMEDEDDEEITQEDAWAVISAYFEEKGLVRQQLDSFDEFIQNTMQEIVDESADIEIRPESQHNPGHQSDFAETIYKISFGQIYLSKPMMTESDGETATLFPKAARLRNLTYSAPLYVDVTKRVIKKGHDGEEVTETQDFTKVFIGKVPIMLRSSYCTLYQNSEKDLTELGECPYDQGGYFIINGSEKVLIAQEKMSTNHVYVFKKRQPNKYAYVAEVRSMAESQNRPPSTMFVRMLSRTSAKGGSSGQYIRATLPYIRTEIPIIIVFRALGFVADKDILEHICYDFSDTQMMELLRPSLEEAFVIQNQQVALDYIGKRGATVGVTREKRIKYAKEILQKEMLPHVGVGEFCETKKAYYFGYIIHRLLLCALGRRAEDDRDHYGNKRLDLAGPLLGGLFRMLFRKLTRDVRSYVQKCVDNGKDVNLQFAIKAKTITSGLKYSLATGNWGQANAAGTRAGVSQVLNRLTYASTLSHLRRLNSPIGREGKLAKPRQLHNSQWGMMCPAETPEGQACGLVKNLALMVYITVGSAAYPILEFLEEWGTENFEEISPAVIPQATKIFVNGCWVGVHRNPDMLVTTLRRLRRRVDVNTEVGVVRDIRLKELRIYTDYGRCSRPLFIVEKQRLLIKKKDIHALQQRETPEDGGWHDLVAKGFIEYIDTEEEETTMISMTINDLVQARINPEEAYSETYTHCEIHPSLILGVCASIIPFPDHNQSPRNTYQSAMGKQAMGIYVTNYQFRMDTLAYVLYYPQKPLVTTRAMEHLHFRQLPAGINAIVAIACYSGYNQEDSVIMNQSSIDRGFFRSLFFRSYRDEEKKMGTLVKEDFGRPDRATTMGMRHGSYDKLDDDGLAPPGTRVSGEDVIIGKTTPISQEEAQGQASRYSKRDHSISLRHSETGIVDQVLLTTNADGLRFVKVRVRSVRIPQIGDKFSSRHGQKGTVGMTYTQEDMPWTVEGITPDIIVNPHAIPSRMTIGQLIECIMGKVAAHMGKEGDATPFTDVTVDNISRALHKCGYQMRGFETMYNGHTGRRLTAMIFLGPTYYQRLKHMVDDKIHSRGRGPVQILTRQPAEGRSRDGGLRFGEMERDCMIAHGAAHFLKERLFDQSDAYRVHVCERCGLIAIANLKKNSFECRGCKNKTDIVQVHIPYACKLLFQELMAMAIAPRMLTKEPPKDQKKKGA, from the exons ATGGAGGACGACAGTGAGTACGATCCACAGCTAATGGAAGATGAAGACGACGAGGAGATCACGCAGGAAGATGCGTGGGCGGTTATCTCTGCTTACTTCGAAGAGAAAGGTTTGGTGCGTCAACAGCTCGACTCGTTCGATGAGTTTATCCAAAACACGATGCAGGAAATTGTCGATGAATCGGCTGATATAGAGATCAGGCCCGAGTCACAGCATAATCCTGGTCATCAGTCTGACTTCGCTGag ACTATCTATAAGATTAGCTTTGGTCAGATCTATCTAAGTAAGCCTATGATGACTGAGTCGGATGGTGAAACTGCGACTTTATTTCCAAAAGCTGCAAGGTTGCGGAATCTCACTTACTCTGCTCCATTGTATGTCGATGTAACTAAAAGAGTTATTAAAAAAGGGCATGATGGTGAAGAAGTCACTGAGACTCAAGATTTTACCAAAGTGttcatcggaaag GTTCCTATAATGCTTCGTTCGAGTTATTGCACACTATATCAAAATTCAGAGAAGGATCTGACTGAGCTTGGGGAGTGTCCATATGATCAAGGTGGGTATTTCATTATCAATGGGAGTGAAAAAGTTCTAATTGCTCAAGAGAAGATGAGCACAAATCATGTCTATGTCTTCAAAAAGAGGCAACCAAACAAATACGCCTATGTAGCAGAAGTTCGATCCATGGCAGAGTCCCAAAATAGGCCACCAAGTACCATGTTTGTGCGGATGCTTTCGCGGACGAGTGCCAAAGGG GGCTCTTCAGGGCAGTACATTCGTGCTACTCTTCCATATATTCGTACTGAAATTCCTATCATAATCGTGTTCCGGGCTTTGGGATTTGTTGCTGACAAGGATATATTAGAGCATATATGCTATGACTTCTCTGATACCCAGATGATGGAGCTTCTTCGGCCTTCCTTAGAAGAGGCATTTGTGATTCAAAACCAGCAG GTTGCATTAGATTATATCGGTAAAAGAGGAGCAACTGTTGGTGTTACCAGAGAAAAGAGGATTAA GTACGCAAAAGAGATCCTTCAAAAGGAAATGCTTCCTCACGTTGGTGTTGGAGAGTTTTGCGAGACAAAGAAAGCTTATTATTTTGG GTATATCATTCACCGGCTGCTTCTTTGTGCACTTGGCCGAAGGGCAGAAGATGATAGAGATCATTATGGCAACAAGAGGCTGGACCTTGCTGGTCCTTTACTTGGAGGCCTCTTTAGGATG CTTTTTCGGAAGTTAACTAGGGATGTGAGATCTTATGTGCAGAAG TGTGTGGATAATGGAAAGGATGTAAACCTGCAATTTGCTATCAAAGCAAAAACTATTACAAGTGGTCTTAAATACTCACTCGCTACTGGAAATTGGGGGCAAGCAAATGCAGCGGGTACAAGAGCTGGGGTGTCACAG GTGTTAAATCGTTTGACATATGCCTCCACGTTGTCGCACTTGCGAAGGCTCAATTCTCCTATAGGACGTGAAG GGAAATTGGCTAAGCCACGTCAGTTGCATAACTCACAGTGGGGAATGATGTGTCCAGCTGAAACACCAGAAGGACAG GCCTGTGGACTTGTAAAGAATCTTGCCTTGATGGTGTACATAACTGTTGGATCAGCTGCATATCCTATTCTTGAATTTTTGGAAGAATGGGGTACAGAGAATTTTGAG GAAATTTCACCTGCAGTTATTCCTCAAGCTACGAAAATTTTTGTCAATGGTTGTTGGGTTGGTGTGCATCGAAATCCTGATATGCTTGTAACCACATTGAGACGGCTGAGAAGACGG GTTGATGTCAACACTGAAGTTGGTGTTGTTCGAGATATTCGTTTGAAAGAACTTAGAATATATACTGACTATGGCCGTTGCAGTCGGCCATTGTTCATCGTGGAGAAGCAAAGGCTTCTAATAAAAAAGAAAGACATCCATGCATTGCAACAAAGG GAGACCCCTGAAGACGGTGGCTGGCATGATCTTGTAGCCAAGGGATTTATTGAATATATTGACACAGAAGAAGAGGAAACAACTATGATTTCCATGACCATCAAT GATCTTGTCCAAGCAAGAATCAATCCAGAGGAAGCTTATTCTGAAACTTATACCCACTGTGAAATCCACCCTTCACTGATTTTGGGTGTTTGTGCTTCAATTATACCATTCCCTGATCATAATCAG TCCCCGCGTAATACCTATCAATCTGCTATGGGTAAGCAAGCAATGGGTATATATGTCACCAACTACCAATTTCGAATG GATACATTGGCCTACGTTCTCTACTATCCCCAAAAGCCACTTGTTACTACACGAGCTATGGAACATCTCCATTTTCGGCAGCTTCCTGCTGGCATT AATGCTATTGTGGCCATTGCCTGCTATTCTGGATATAACCAAGAAGATTCTGTTATCATGAATCAATCATCAATAGACCGTGGATTCTTCCGATCACTTTTCTTCCGTTCTTACCG GGATGAGGAGAAAAAAATGGGGACCCTCGTCAAAGAAGATTTCGGCCGACCAGATAGGGCTACCACTATG GGAATGAGGCATGGCTCTTACGATAAATTGGATGATGATGGTCTTGCACCTCCT GGAACAAGAGTTTCGGGTGAGGATGTAATTATTGGGAAGACCACACCTATTTCACAGGAGGAAGCTCAGGGTCAAGCATCACGCTATTCAAAACGTGATCATAGCATAAGCTTACGACACAGTGAAACAGGCATTGTGGACCAG GTTCTATTGACAACTAATGCTGATGGATTGAGATTTGTGAAAGTAAGAGTAAGATCCGTTCGGATTCCCCAGATTGGAGATAAGTTCAGTAGTCGGCATGGTCAAAAGGGAACAGTTGGCATGACTTACACCCAAGAAGACATGCCTTGGACTGTGGAAGGCATCACACCTGATATCATTGTGAATCCACATGCTATTCCTTCCCGTATGACAATCGGTCAGCTTATTGAGTGTATTATGGGAAAAGTTGCCGCTCACATGGGCAAGGAAGGTGATGCAACTCCATTTACGGATGTCACT GTGGACAATATCAGTAGAGCACTTCATAAATGTGGGTATCAAATgcgtggtttcgagaccatgtaTAATGGGCACACAGGCAGGCGGCTTACTGCTATGATATTCTTGGGACCCACGTATTACCAACGACTAAAGCACATGGTCGACGATAAGATCCATTCACGTGGTCGGGGTCCTGTTCAAATTCTAACGAGGCAACCTGCAGAGGGACGTTCTCGTGATGGTGGTCTTCGTTTTGGAGAGATGGAACGAGATTGCATGATTGCACATGGTGCTGCCCATTTCCTTAAGGAAAGATTATTTGACCAAAGTGATGCATACAGAGTCCACGTTTGTGAACGATGTGGATTGATTGCTATCGCAAATCTAAAAAAGAACTCGTTCGAATGCAGAGGATGCAAGAATAAAACCGATATAGTTCAG GTTCATATTCCTTACGCTTGTAAACTGCTGTTCCAAGAGCTTATGGCAATGGCAATCGCTCCAAGAATGCTTACGAAGGAACCGCCCAAAGACCAAAAGAAGAAAGGAGCGTGA